The Prunus persica cultivar Lovell chromosome G7, Prunus_persica_NCBIv2, whole genome shotgun sequence genome has a segment encoding these proteins:
- the LOC18770909 gene encoding CLK4-associating serine/arginine rich protein isoform X1: protein MWHEARRSERKVHDMMDAARKRAQRRAVFLAKRRGDPQQSIQVVGSRCRLYRDDGLYQASEDQQGLIPWNGKQDVLIDRFDGRALLDFIRESRHLRAQEKSEEEEELEEFVNFERYRDLIKHRRRGFTDEEGLQHVNEEIETRVTAPFAPERSQMQQPSAVKGSYSQVGFSYEGDGKEEAQFSDPDDNDEDEEEDEDEDDFNSDDSSDEGMDKIAKEFGIKRYGWLVYMDKKAKEEEKRQKEVIKGDPAIRKMSRKERRKASQIEREREREAARVTGTQVLHHDPYRESRRSPTYEAYPRSRRSRSRSYSPSYSRRYPRGRHSDEAHRSKPATSKIEYITEFGGSGDKDESKRAGFSPPSSPPSQADVLNRPSTGLILEALHVDPASGASLEKDKGTKVVKPPASTSSALAKLTKGSTSGGPLKQQPVEKKETPQERLKRIMSRQLNKQIKKDTAAEIAKKREQERQRLEKLAETSRLSRSRRRSRSRSYSRSPPRRYRDSRSRSRSKSSRRHYSRSRSRSRSRSRTRNHSRTYSRSPRVRSRTRH, encoded by the exons ATGTGGCACGAAGCAAGGAGGTCGGAGCGGAAGGTCCACGACATGATGGACGCCGCTCGAAAGCGAGCTCAACGACGTGCCGTTTTCCTGGCCAAGCGCCGCGGCGACCCGCAGCAATCGATCCAGGTCGTCGGCTCCCGCTGCCGTTTGTACCGCGACGACGGCCTCTACCAAGCCTCCGAGGACCAGCAAGGCTT gaTTCCTTGGAACGGGAAACAGGACGTTTTGATTGATAG ATTTGATGGGCGTGCTCTTCTCGATTTTATTCGAGAGTCCCGGCACTTACGTGCTCAAGAAAAAtcggaagaagaggaagaattAGAAGAGTTTGTTAATTTTGAGCGTTATCGGGATTTAATTAAGCATCGTCGTAGAGGAT TTACAGATGAAGAGGGTTTGCAACATGTGAATGAAGAAATAGAGACAAGGGTTACTGCTCCATTTGCTCCTGAgag GTCTCAGATGCAACAACCTTCTGCCGTTAAAGGTTCTTATTCACAGGTGGGGTTCTCTTATGAAGGGGATGGAAAAGAGGAGGCTCAGTTTTCAGACCCTGATGATaacgatgaagatgaagaagaagatgaggatgaggatgatTTCAACAGTGATGATAGCAGTGATGAAGGAATGGATAAAATAGCAAAAGAATTTGGAATAAAAAGGTATGGTTGGCTTGTATACATGGATAAGAAAGCtaaggaggaggagaaaagGCAAAAGGAAGTGATCAAAGGCGATCCTGCAATT AGGAAGATGAGTCGCAAGGAAAGAAGGAAGGCTTCTCAGATAGAaagggagagggaaagagaagcTGCACGGGTAACTGGAACTCAGGTGCTCCACCATGATCCGTACCG TGAATCTAGACGAAGTCCAACATATGAAGCTTATCCTCGCTCAAGAAG ATCAAGATCGCGATCATACTCACCATCATACTCACGGAGATATCCTCGTGGACGACATTCTGATGAAGCTCATCGAAGCAAACCAGCAACTTCTAAAATAGAATATATTACTGAATTTGGGGGCTCCGGAGATAAGGATGAATCAAAGCGTGCAGGATTTTCTCCACCGTCATCTCCTCCCTCACAGGCCGATGTGTTAAACCG GCCTTCAACTGGTCTCATACTTGAGGCTCTGCATGTTGATCCTGCATCCGGTGCATCCCTTGAGAAGGATAAGGGCACTAAAGTGGTGAAACCACCAGCAAG CACATCCTCAGCGTTAGCAAAGTTAACCAAGGGAAGTACTTCTGGTGGGCCATTGAAACAGCAACCagtggagaagaaagaaactccTCAAGAACGACTTAAAAGGATTATGAGCAGGCAGCTGAACAAACAAA TTAAGAAAGATACTGCTGCTGAAATTGCTAAAAAGAGAGAGCAGGAGCGCCAGAGGCTGGAAAAACTTGCAGAAACAAGCCGATTAAGTAGATCTAGGCGTCGTAGTCGCAGCAGGAGCTATAGCCGCTCTCCTCCACG
- the LOC18770909 gene encoding CLK4-associating serine/arginine rich protein isoform X2, with protein MWHEARRSERKVHDMMDAARKRAQRRAVFLAKRRGDPQQSIQVVGSRCRLYRDDGLYQASEDQQGLIPWNGKQDVLIDRFDGRALLDFIRESRHLRAQEKSEEEEELEEFVNFERYRDLIKHRRRGFTDEEGLQHVNEEIETRVTAPFAPERSQMQQPSAVKGSYSQVGFSYEGDGKEEAQFSDPDDNDEDEEEDEDEDDFNSDDSSDEGMDKIAKEFGIKRYGWLVYMDKKAKEEEKRQKEVIKGDPAIRKMSRKERRKASQIEREREREAARVTGTQVLHHDPYRESRRSPTYEAYPRSRRSRSRSYSPSYSRRYPRGRHSDEAHRSKPATSKIEYITEFGGSGDKDESKRAGFSPPSSPPSQADVLNRPSTGLILEALHVDPASGASLEKDKGTKVVKPPASTSSALAKLTKGSTSGGPLKQQPVEKKETPQERLKRIMSRQLNKQIKKDTAAEIAKKREQERQRLEKLAETSRLSRSRRRSRSRSYSRSPPRYRDSRSRSRSKSSRRHYSRSRSRSRSRSRTRNHSRTYSRSPRVRSRTRH; from the exons ATGTGGCACGAAGCAAGGAGGTCGGAGCGGAAGGTCCACGACATGATGGACGCCGCTCGAAAGCGAGCTCAACGACGTGCCGTTTTCCTGGCCAAGCGCCGCGGCGACCCGCAGCAATCGATCCAGGTCGTCGGCTCCCGCTGCCGTTTGTACCGCGACGACGGCCTCTACCAAGCCTCCGAGGACCAGCAAGGCTT gaTTCCTTGGAACGGGAAACAGGACGTTTTGATTGATAG ATTTGATGGGCGTGCTCTTCTCGATTTTATTCGAGAGTCCCGGCACTTACGTGCTCAAGAAAAAtcggaagaagaggaagaattAGAAGAGTTTGTTAATTTTGAGCGTTATCGGGATTTAATTAAGCATCGTCGTAGAGGAT TTACAGATGAAGAGGGTTTGCAACATGTGAATGAAGAAATAGAGACAAGGGTTACTGCTCCATTTGCTCCTGAgag GTCTCAGATGCAACAACCTTCTGCCGTTAAAGGTTCTTATTCACAGGTGGGGTTCTCTTATGAAGGGGATGGAAAAGAGGAGGCTCAGTTTTCAGACCCTGATGATaacgatgaagatgaagaagaagatgaggatgaggatgatTTCAACAGTGATGATAGCAGTGATGAAGGAATGGATAAAATAGCAAAAGAATTTGGAATAAAAAGGTATGGTTGGCTTGTATACATGGATAAGAAAGCtaaggaggaggagaaaagGCAAAAGGAAGTGATCAAAGGCGATCCTGCAATT AGGAAGATGAGTCGCAAGGAAAGAAGGAAGGCTTCTCAGATAGAaagggagagggaaagagaagcTGCACGGGTAACTGGAACTCAGGTGCTCCACCATGATCCGTACCG TGAATCTAGACGAAGTCCAACATATGAAGCTTATCCTCGCTCAAGAAG ATCAAGATCGCGATCATACTCACCATCATACTCACGGAGATATCCTCGTGGACGACATTCTGATGAAGCTCATCGAAGCAAACCAGCAACTTCTAAAATAGAATATATTACTGAATTTGGGGGCTCCGGAGATAAGGATGAATCAAAGCGTGCAGGATTTTCTCCACCGTCATCTCCTCCCTCACAGGCCGATGTGTTAAACCG GCCTTCAACTGGTCTCATACTTGAGGCTCTGCATGTTGATCCTGCATCCGGTGCATCCCTTGAGAAGGATAAGGGCACTAAAGTGGTGAAACCACCAGCAAG CACATCCTCAGCGTTAGCAAAGTTAACCAAGGGAAGTACTTCTGGTGGGCCATTGAAACAGCAACCagtggagaagaaagaaactccTCAAGAACGACTTAAAAGGATTATGAGCAGGCAGCTGAACAAACAAA TTAAGAAAGATACTGCTGCTGAAATTGCTAAAAAGAGAGAGCAGGAGCGCCAGAGGCTGGAAAAACTTGCAGAAACAAGCCGATTAAGTAGATCTAGGCGTCGTAGTCGCAGCAGGAGCTATAGCCGCTCTCCTCCACG